Proteins found in one Brachypodium distachyon strain Bd21 chromosome 5, Brachypodium_distachyon_v3.0, whole genome shotgun sequence genomic segment:
- the LOC104585532 gene encoding uncharacterized protein LOC104585532 isoform X3, which translates to MSIRSPVSPSLSPPPPPALSPSPASGVTADDHCCCTPDPCGATASPHSKLLFLWNGHHSLGFHRADKRRTPEDTNFRPDRQRGIARRLSSLAMHMTCSTLCLVPTETERRRWRTGGVCEAGERGGGVQGRVDVDPRST; encoded by the exons ATGAGCATCCGCAGCCCCGTGTCTCCGTCGTTgtcgcctccaccaccaccggccCTTTCCCCTTCCCCCGCCTCGGGAGTCACCGCTGACGaccactgctgctgcacacCAGATCCATGTGGTGCAACTGCTTCCCCGCACAGTAAGCTCCTCTTCCTTTGGAATGGACACCACTCGCTTGGTTTTCATCGCGCCGACAAACGTAGGACGCCCGAGGACACTAATTTCAG GCCAGACCGGCAAAGAGGGATCGCTCGCCGTTTATCATCTTTGGCCATGCACATGACATGTTCGACGTTATGCTTGGTGCCCACTG AGACTGAGAGAAGGAGATGGAGGACAGGAGGAGTGTGCGAAGCCGGTGAGCGTGGAGGCGGCGTGCAGGGGCGGGTCGACGTCGACCCGCGCAGCACCtag
- the LOC104585532 gene encoding uncharacterized protein LOC104585532 isoform X1 translates to MSIRSPVSPSLSPPPPPALSPSPASGVTADDHCCCTPDPCGATASPHSKLLFLWNGHHSLGFHRADKRRTPEDTNFRPDRQRGIARRLSSLAMHMTCSTLCLVPTGAYSVLHSHASSWTKENGVARYHELNLAGKAGQELFPTTTDAGERAAAEADASEPASAVRSTLLPTRLPVTTFFPRRGRASGGKRPTRGSLRRPPAAPPPDAPPGYHLLPPARASEQRRRPTRESPRRNRRATSRRGRADLLLRHGRASGGGCNR, encoded by the exons ATGAGCATCCGCAGCCCCGTGTCTCCGTCGTTgtcgcctccaccaccaccggccCTTTCCCCTTCCCCCGCCTCGGGAGTCACCGCTGACGaccactgctgctgcacacCAGATCCATGTGGTGCAACTGCTTCCCCGCACAGTAAGCTCCTCTTCCTTTGGAATGGACACCACTCGCTTGGTTTTCATCGCGCCGACAAACGTAGGACGCCCGAGGACACTAATTTCAG GCCAGACCGGCAAAGAGGGATCGCTCGCCGTTTATCATCTTTGGCCATGCACATGACATGTTCGACGTTATGCTTGGTGCCCACTG GAGCGTACTCAGTACTTCATTCGCACGCAAGCAGTTGGACCAAGGAAAATGGAGTGGCTCGCTATCACGAGCTCAATCTCGCAGGAAAAGCAGGGCAG GAACTATTCCCAACTACCACCGAcgcgggcgagcgagcggcggcggaggccgacgcGAGCGAGCCCGCGTCCGCTGTCCGCAGCACCCTCCTCCCGACGCGCCTCCCGGTTACCACCTTCTTCCCCCGGCgtgggcgagcgagcggcggcaaGAGGCCGACGCGAGGAAGCCTGCGGCGGCCGCCCGCGGCACCTCCTCCCGACGCGCCCCCTGGCTACCACCTTCTTCccccggcgcgggcgagcgagcaGCGGAGGAGGCCAACGCGAGAGAGCCCGCGACGGAACCGGCGAGCTACCtcccggcgcgggcgagcggaccttcttctccggcacgggcgagcgagcggcggcggatgcaATCGGTAG
- the LOC104585532 gene encoding uncharacterized protein LOC104585532 isoform X2, giving the protein MSIRSPVSPSLSPPPPPALSPSPASGVTADDHCCCTPDPCGATASPHSKLLFLWNGHHSLGFHRADKRRTPEDTNFRPDRQRGIARRLSSLAMHMTCSTLCLVPTGAYSVLHSHASSWTKENGVARYHELNLAGKAGQRLREGDGGQEECAKPVSVEAACRGGSTSTRAAPRRPAAGSTASPCSPPTTPPAPSPSSTS; this is encoded by the exons ATGAGCATCCGCAGCCCCGTGTCTCCGTCGTTgtcgcctccaccaccaccggccCTTTCCCCTTCCCCCGCCTCGGGAGTCACCGCTGACGaccactgctgctgcacacCAGATCCATGTGGTGCAACTGCTTCCCCGCACAGTAAGCTCCTCTTCCTTTGGAATGGACACCACTCGCTTGGTTTTCATCGCGCCGACAAACGTAGGACGCCCGAGGACACTAATTTCAG GCCAGACCGGCAAAGAGGGATCGCTCGCCGTTTATCATCTTTGGCCATGCACATGACATGTTCGACGTTATGCTTGGTGCCCACTG GAGCGTACTCAGTACTTCATTCGCACGCAAGCAGTTGGACCAAGGAAAATGGAGTGGCTCGCTATCACGAGCTCAATCTCGCAGGAAAAGCAGGGCAG AGACTGAGAGAAGGAGATGGAGGACAGGAGGAGTGTGCGAAGCCGGTGAGCGTGGAGGCGGCGTGCAGGGGCGGGTCGACGTCGACCCGCGCAGCACCtaggcggccggcggcgggatccACGGCCTCGCCATGCTCGCCACCGACCACTCCGCCGGCACCGAGTCCAAGCTCGACGTCCTAG